The segment CGCAATACAGACCGCATAGAAAACGGACACCACCAATTCCCCAAAGCGCCATCTCTTACCTGTTTCCGAAAGCGCCGATGAGAGCGACCACAGCGTATGGTGTCCATGCCACGAGGAACATGAAGAAAAGTCCCATGCAAACCTTGGCAATGCGAATCTCTGCGGATTTCTCCTGGTCCTCTTTGCTGCCAACACTTCGCAGGTTGTCAACGTTCATCTTCTTGGCCtgttggcagggggggggggggaggattaatAGAACGACTGTTGGTATGTGTGAAGGGAATGAATTAGTAGGAACGGACTGTTAATGGAGAATGGGATTAGTGAGGAAGGAACGACTGTAATCTCTTCAGATGTACAGtgacggggaaggctagatcagtagcaactcgaggtgtcatggcgtctgttttggtgattgttcaaatgaaaatataaccattaaaataattttttccatcctttttgaaaattgaagaccaaaatgatcaaagcatccgtaacttttgtgacgtcatcaaaataaaccatgAGCTTTTTCaagaaatagaatcagacgccatggcacctcgaGTTCCTAATGCAGAAGCCAAGCCAAGAAATGAAGCTTGGAAGGTTCGACAAGAGTTTTGACCGCAACTGTAAACTTGAAGCTTGTACGTGATGGGtgattttgttctcttttcttgttttaatcCGTGTAATCTTGCTTTTTCTTCGATGCATTCTCCTTTTCGTATttcctcgtttcctttctctgtggttctattttattttgtttttctttaactttgcctccgttttcttttatccttttcccattcgctttctttttcctccctcttcttgcctTCATCTTGGTGTGCTTTCTCCTACtgcttatttttctcattttccaactctccaatttcttccttttttattcttctttctcctcctcttttacacCTTCGTGTATTTCACAAATATGCAATAAGGCTTGGACAAACTTACAGGGGATTGGGCTTGTGTGCGTGACACTTTGAAATTTACACACAGTAAGAATTTttagagggttgtgtgtgtgtgtgtttgtgcgtgtatgtgtgtgtcgttttGGATGTGCCTATGCGCGAACGTACATGTTcatatggatttgtgtgtgtgtgtgtgtgtgtgtgtgtgtgtgtgtgtgtgtgtgtatgtgtgtgtgcatatacagagagaataaaaacgacCACTGACCTGAGCCCTCATCGCCTTCTCGTGAGCTCGGACGTGACTGAAGATCTGACTGTAGAAGAACACGATGAAGAAACCGGGCACGATgtacgagaagaagaagatagcGGCCACGAAGGTGCGGGTGTTCTCGTCCTCCGTCAGGTAGTCGAAGGAGCAGGTCGTCAGGAAGCCCTCTGGaatgaaagggggttggggggaggtctGAGGTtagattctctctccttctccctctcactctctctcccactccctctctccctctccccctctcctcccctccctatataTAGGAAGATGAGCATGAGATTTTTCTTGCTGTCTTGTTCCctgcataataatgatagcgacccTTGTAGTTTACCGCAATGGTGATAGACAAGACTCATTgtgtttaatgatgataattagctcTGTGTATTTACAGTAATGATACTgagacatgtgtgtatgtttgttaatgatgatactatcaaTAAATGAATCATGAGGATACAGAGactagatgatagtaataaaacgtGTGTGTGAAGGATAATAGGAATCACGTGTGTATAAGCATAATGCACAGATCCATTTACGTGTAATAAGGAATATGGGAAAATGTTATTTTGAGCAAAGAGAATGCAGGTAGAGcttgtgttttgtctttgttttgttttatacctCTATATCTAAGATAACAGTTTGTACATGTGCATACGATTGTGTATAAAGGAGCATAATGTGTATGCTCATGTATTCAAATCCATGTGTGTCTGctcgtgtttgtgtaagtgtgttgtttctgtatgcgtatatgtgtgtgaatgcgtatataagcgtgtgtgtctgtgtatacatatatgtgtgtgtaaacatgtgaaTTTGTATGCGTAttcgtgtgtatgcgtatctaaGTCTGTGTATGCCTGCCTGCGTATGCCCATCCCTGCGTGCGTGCCCCGGCCTCCTCCTTACCTGGCACGAACCTGCCCCAGATGCCGAAGAGGGGCATCAGGCACCAGGGCGTGGCATAGGCCCAGGTCCCCAGCACGATCAGGAACGCCGTGCCAGACTTAATCTTGGGCTCGAACGGCTTTGCGATAGTCCTGCAGAGGCGGGTTTTGCAGAGAGGGAAGTATAAGAAGGTCATGGTAAAACGACAGTGGGATCTTCCTCAGCTCTACGATTATTTCTCAAACGCTAAAGCTGATGAGTTGATTAAATATTCTTTCTATTCACAACGACAGTAATGGCAATATCAGtgtagataatagcaatgataataatggtagacatataataataaaatgataataataaagatcataatgataacaatgatattaatcgtGATATGGCTTtgacatcaatattaataattaagataatgttaatgaggtGATTtccttaataatggtaatgataacagcaatcgtAACATCAACAAAAGGCTCACTTGTATCTGTCGTAGGCAATGGCCGCGTTGGTCATGGCGCCGCAGATCCCGGAGTAGGACCCCATGAGGGCGAAGATGTCGCAGCCGAACTTGCCCCAAATGGGCCCCTCGTTGAAGGAGTTGACGATGAACACGGGCGTCTTGAGCATCATGATGAAGTCGAGGAGGGCGAGGTTCACCACGAACATGTTGGAGGGCGTGCGGAGGCTCTTAGCGCTGGGCGGGAGTGGTGGGGTTggtagagggggggatggggggggggtagagggtgcgTGGGCGAggtgaagaaaaggtggagggtaggaaggggggatggggtgagggtgaggggagggaggtaaggaggtatgaggggtaaagggaggttggaggggaagaaggggagtgtgggagggaaacagtggaaagagatggaggggaaggaaaaagggcggagagagaaggaaaccggGAAAGAATGTGGAGAAGATAAGGTGaaacgaggagagaaaaagatggaggaggaggggtggacggCAAAATGTGTgcaaaatagagggagaggaggatggatggaaaatgaaagaagacagagaggaagaaatagacaggagagagagagagagggagaagaaatacaaTATTATTGCGCGATCgatgttactaatatcatgtcTGTTAAAAACTACTCATATTATCTTACAGAACAATTCATATTCAAATTCAGGTCTATTTGAAACATAAATCCGGTGGTAATTACTGACgagatattttatataaaaaaagataaacaacacTCATCAACTTAGTAAACATTAAACTAAATCCTATAAACAGTAATGTAAAATAATCACATAGAAGGTTAATTGTGTTCAGCTTTCGATTTTCCTATTACTGCTTCACTTACTTAAGGCACAACCtcctgccttttcttttctttttagtaagGACATGCCCGAGACTTTTCGTAATGGTCAAATCGTACTTTTGATATTTGTGTTTCAATTTATAACACTGTGAATCTGAATATCTATGATATGTCCAaacaatattgatttttttccagTGTCATTAACTCGTTGTTGAGCATCAGTGTCCACTCTTTGTGTTCTATTTCATCGGCGTCTCATTACAGAAAAACTCatctaaaagagaaaagaaaagagtaagagagcgaaagcagagtaggagaaagagagagatagcgagagtgaGATAGCGAAaacagagtaggaggagagagaaagaaaggcgaaaaCAGAGAGGTTAAGAGAGCGAAaacggaggtgagagagagatgaaaagcagtaaggtagagtgagagagagaaacggaaaaaggaGGCGGAGACAAAgacgaaaaacagagagagagaaaaaaaaaaaacggcaaacagaggaagagaaaaaaaacggaaaacagatgagagacacagagagtagaaaacaataaaaataaaaagcgacTCACGACGTGAAGACCCACAGCACGACGCCATTGCCACAGAGCGCAGCGAACATGAAGAAAGTGTAGAAGACGCCGAGCATGTAGTGCAGGAAGGGGTTGGGCGCCTCGAACGTCTTCCAGTAAGGGTTAACGTAGTCCATGTACTCCGGAGGGGTGTTCCAGCCCAGCATCTTGACCTCGTAGCGCCCGCTCGCCACGGCGCCCGACctgggagagggcggagggggggggggtgagaggttcCTTTGGGCTTTGGGCTTCAAGGGGAAAGAGAACCGTTTCTTTTGGGGGAGACATGTTTGGGGATATTCTGCGATGTGTGTTTGCTGTATGTATATGCGGTAAAGATACACGCGGATAGAAAGGTTAAttaggaaatagataaatgagaaatgtatacacctacatacacgcaagcactcacatacacacgcacgcccgcacacacaaacacatgcacacacactcacacacacacacatacacacaaatgctcacacacgcacacacaaaaatactcacacattccacacacacacaaatcttcacacacacacacacacacacatatactcacacacacaaatacacacacacacactcacagagacacacacgccaAAACactcacataccccccccccccccccccaagcccgaAGCCCCGAGCAACTCACAGGAACAGCGGCGAGGCGGCGTCGAGTCCATCGGTGACGTTGGCCAGCTGAGCGGCGGTCGGGACGTGAGGCCCCGCCAGCGTCGACATCGTGCCAACTCTCACTCTGccgataggaagagaaaaggggatttttttttaaatttcacttGCGGAGGAATTAGGTGGCTGTGTGATTCGTCTacgttatttcttttcctttttttttgggggggggggagagaaaggagaaattggtttttcatttttttaaggaACAATCGATATGATTCGGCgccgctttttttcttcttcctctttaggagagaaagtatttttttttttttttttttttgtgaagttgGTGGAAAGAGTCCTAAGGATTTTAAATCAGTTCGAGGTGATTCGTCGACGTTAATCTTCTTGAGTGGTCAAAAGATTTTTATGAAAGCTTAGAggtcttttcttattatcaattattaaagCATTACATTTTTATGAATTGCATTGTTAAGATTGATCTTTATCATATTACTGCAATTTTTACAATTTAGCAAACAAATGACAAGAAAATTTCTTTTTACTGATTTAGGTaataatatcttcatcatcatcatcatgggggctgacgccgacgggggcgcatagccgcatccacccttcgcttccacctacgaggatccctaatggctagacgccaggcagtaTCTTACAAGCTAATAAATCATAGATCAGAGGGAAGGGAAGCTGGACTTTCTCGTTGCTTCTAACGCTGGCATTTCTCGTTCTAAAAGTCGGATTTTTTATCGCCGTTTATTCCTAATCAGGTTGAACAGAGTTGATTACTGTATATTAATGTGGTCGTCATTGCGTAAGATGGCATTGGAGTAAACCTTTGTTAACAGGTTTCTTAGATTCATCAGTAAAGAACGCGGGACTAAATATTCTTTGTGCGTATCGCAGATCGGGTTTTACCCAATGCTAATGAGCCTAAAAGTGTTGGTGACAAAAGGCGGAAGGGCAGGAAAGGACAACGAGACGCTTGGTTTGCCTACACGTACACTTAGCGTGTGTGGAAACAGGTCATACAgatgtcaatatatgtatatatttatatatttatatatgcatacatgtatatatgtatatatatatgtatatatatatatatatatatatatatatatatatatatatatatatatatatatatatatacatgtgagtgtatgtgtgtgtgtgtgtgtgtgtgtgtgtgtgtgtgtgtgtatgtgtatgtgtatatatatatatatatatatatatatatatatatatatatatatatatatatatgtgtgtgtgtgtgtgtgtgtgtgtgtgtgtgtgtgtgtgtgtgtgtgtatgtgtgtgtttgtgtgcatgtgtatgtgtatatgatatacattcatatatatatacatacatacatacacacacacacacacacacacacacacacacacacacacacacacacacacacacacacacatatatatatatatatatatatatatatatatatatatatatatatatatataaacacacgcacacacacacacacacacacacacacacgcacacacacacacacacccacacccacacacacacacacacacacacacacacacacacacacacacacacacacacacacacacagatatatatatatatatatatatatatatatatatatatatatatatatatatatatatatatatatgtatgtatgtgtatatatacatacacacacacacacactcacatctatatgaatatatatatatatatatatatatatatatatatatatatatatgtgtgtgtgtgtgtgtgtgtaaacaagtgGCTACTTACCGGtatggaaggagaaaaatggcTGGAACCAACACCAACGGCGACAGGGAACAGGTGCACGAGGTTTATATACTCCAGATTTTCTTCCTAACTTCATAAAGCGGATCTGATCCCTAACAgcgacagccccctcccccctcccccctttccataaCATCCCTGCCCTAATCCCCACTTAATCCCCCGCCGTTcacccagacacaaacgcacacacacacacaagccctctCTTCCGGCTTCGCCTAATGTCAAACTGCAAGTCAGATTTGAGGCTGACACAGACACGAGCCCGCTTTCTTGGTGCATTTACCTGGGTGCGGGTTTTGGGGATTATCTTCGTGTTGTTTTGCGTACGCCGGAGGCCATAGAAGCTGGTGTGGTTGGCATGTTATCAATTAAATAAGGAAGCCTTATAATCATTAGATCCCATCAAGAGTGGATCATCTGATATACTGTCCGCTCATACCTGCAGTCCTACAGGGATTGTGCACTCATATGcgaacatacacacgtatgtgttggCTTTTgggctatcatatatatatatatatatatatatatatatatatatatatatatatatatatatatatttgtgtgtgtgtgtgtgtgtgtcatatgtatacttttatattcatacaaatatcatatctatgtattatctatatgtataccggtatatacatacatacatacatacatacatatatatatatatatatatatatatctatatatatatatatatatatatatacacacacacacacacacacacacacacacacacacacacacacacacacgcatatatatatatatatatatatatatatatatatatatatatatatatatatatatatatatatatatatatatacatatatatatatatatacttatttatttatttatctatatatgtatgtatatatatatatatatatatatatatatatatatatatatatatatatatatacatatatatataaatatatatatatatatatatttatatttatatatgtatatatatatatatgcatacatacatacatacatacatacatacacacacacacacacacacacatatatatatatatatatatatatatatatatatatatacatacacacacacacacacacaaacacacaaacacacaaacacacaaacacacaaacacacaaacacactaacacaaaaacacacacatatatatatatgtgtgtgtgtgtgtatgtgtatatatatatatatatatatatatatacatatacatatatatatacatatatatatatatgaatatatatatatatatatatatatatatatatatatatatgtgtgtgtatatatatacatatatacacacacacacacacacacacatatatatatatatatatatatatatatatatatatatatatatatatatatatatatatatatatatatatgtatgtatgtatgtacatgcatatacatatacatatacacacacatatatatatacaacatatgtaaACAGGCTcagtgctggtattttaagtcatgttttaccctgctattatagatcacagtgcttgataagtgtattaacgttgTTAAATCCCTTCTCATCAATTTATGAcaatcagacgagtcctggccttcctccatgtagcagagaggagaaatggtggagcatGTGGCGGGAACACCTTATTGCCAGGGAAAATGATAttggttatttcgttatttttattggtccgtcgatacagtaacggaagtattCGCAGGTGACCGTTCTGCGGGtgtcagtgaatagattgagaatggaattagttattagagcgaagtgtaagagaggaaaattataaagatgaaaggaagggaaatgatcggcttatggcctaggtaaaatcatgggaagaagacggttagactgggtgtgagggtctcggtttcgtctcatgtatatttttattttgtttattaaaatgacaTTGATTCATGATtcgtaggaaaagggaggaagtatagaattaactttagatatgatatgaattatttgagaatattacatatttaaattattgtgtttattgctaAAATTTCCATAATGGTAAGccacttgtttattatgttttgtttattgaataaaatatgaagGGATAAAAAAGTTTGTATGACCTTTATGATAATAGACACACTTAACAGAGAAATGAATTCCTTCCCACGCCcatgagccttaaagaccgttaagcTACGCTGCCACAAAATTTAACGGTAGAGTAAAATCAGTAGAGTAGGCCTACATATAAATCAAAATTGATTTAAGAAAAGCTAATATGaaagctctctttctttctctctctccctccctccctctctctctctctctctctctctctctctctctctctctctctctctctctctctctctctctctctctctctctctctctctctctc is part of the Penaeus vannamei isolate JL-2024 chromosome 19, ASM4276789v1, whole genome shotgun sequence genome and harbors:
- the LOC113808223 gene encoding opsin, ultraviolet-sensitive, which gives rise to MSTLAGPHVPTAAQLANVTDGLDAASPLFLSGAVASGRYEVKMLGWNTPPEYMDYVNPYWKTFEAPNPFLHYMLGVFYTFFMFAALCGNGVVLWVFTSAKSLRTPSNMFVVNLALLDFIMMLKTPVFIVNSFNEGPIWGKFGCDIFALMGSYSGICGAMTNAAIAYDRYKTIAKPFEPKIKSGTAFLIVLGTWAYATPWCLMPLFGIWGRFVPEGFLTTCSFDYLTEDENTRTFVAAIFFFSYIVPGFFIVFFYSQIFSHVRAHEKAMRAQAKKMNVDNLRSVGSKEDQEKSAEIRIAKVCMGLFFMFLVAWTPYAVVALIGAFGNRSVLTPLVSMLPALACKSMACIDPWVYAINHPRYRLELQKRMPWFCIHEDKPQDTASQASNNTEKA